From Prevotella melaninogenica, the proteins below share one genomic window:
- the ypfJ gene encoding KPN_02809 family neutral zinc metallopeptidase has translation MRLTGRRESNNVEDRRGMGTGAKAGIGGIGGIIVIALITFLSGGNMGDVVNNIVQQQMQGQTEIQTGGEQHQFTEEEEKLADFSKQILAGTEDVWTEQFQLHGMRYQYPTLVLFTGAVQTACGNGSAAMGPFYCSDDQRLYLDLSFFSGMRKDLGIQAKGDLDFAYAYVIAHEVGHHVEYLRGILGKCHAKMARVSKEEANKLSVKLELLADYYAGCWAHYDNEKYQSLTDGDIEEAIDCAEKIGDNYLQKKARGYALPETFTHGTSEQRMYWLKKGIETGDWNTTTFAPGDLD, from the coding sequence ATGAGACTTACAGGACGCAGAGAAAGTAATAATGTAGAAGATCGTCGCGGCATGGGTACTGGCGCAAAAGCTGGTATTGGTGGTATCGGAGGTATCATTGTCATTGCACTTATCACCTTTTTAAGCGGTGGAAACATGGGAGATGTAGTCAACAACATCGTTCAACAGCAGATGCAAGGACAAACTGAGATACAAACTGGTGGAGAACAACATCAATTTACAGAGGAAGAAGAAAAACTTGCTGACTTCTCAAAACAGATTCTTGCAGGTACAGAAGATGTATGGACGGAACAGTTTCAGTTGCACGGCATGAGATATCAATACCCTACGCTTGTTCTTTTCACAGGTGCTGTACAAACTGCTTGTGGCAATGGCTCTGCTGCTATGGGTCCATTCTACTGCTCTGATGACCAACGTCTTTACCTCGACTTAAGTTTCTTTAGCGGTATGCGTAAGGACTTAGGAATACAAGCAAAGGGCGACCTTGACTTTGCGTATGCCTACGTGATTGCGCATGAAGTGGGTCATCATGTGGAATATCTCCGCGGAATCCTTGGCAAATGTCATGCAAAGATGGCACGTGTTAGTAAGGAAGAAGCGAACAAACTGAGCGTAAAATTAGAACTTCTTGCCGATTATTATGCTGGTTGTTGGGCACATTATGACAATGAAAAATATCAAAGTCTTACTGATGGTGATATCGAAGAGGCTATTGATTGTGCTGAGAAAATCGGAGATAACTATCTCCAGAAGAAAGCTCGTGGCTATGCACTTCCTGAGACTTTCACCCATGGAACTTCCGAACAGCGTATGTACTGGTTAAAGAAAGGTATCGAAACTGGTGATTGGAATACAACAACCTTTGCACCAGGGGATTTAGACTAA